One Pleurocapsa sp. PCC 7327 DNA segment encodes these proteins:
- a CDS encoding aspartate aminotransferase family protein — translation MLKNPSAIPESDFNQEEFDTYVMNTYARFPIAIARGEGCRLWDTQGREYLDFVAGIATCTLGHAHPALVETVTKQIQKLHHVSNLFYIPEQGELAKWIVEHSCADRVFFCNSGAEANEAAIKLVRKYAHTVLDFLEQPVILTAQASFHGRTLATITATGQPKYQKDFEPLVPGFEYVPYNDLEAIENAITDLDEGNRRVAAIMLEPLQGEGGVRPGDLDYFVRLRKICDENNILLVFDEVQVGVGRTGKLWGYENLGVEPDIFTSAKGLAGGIPIGAMMCKKFCDVFEPGNHASTFGGNPFACAAALTVLQTIEKDNLLQNVQVRGEQLRSSLSTIADKFPNLFTEVRGWGAIDGMEINADIPLTSMDIVNAAIEEGLLIAPAGPKVLRFVPPLIVSEAEVDRAIEMLEKAIARVSAQT, via the coding sequence TTGCTTAAAAATCCCTCAGCTATCCCCGAATCGGATTTCAATCAAGAGGAATTCGATACCTATGTCATGAACACCTATGCTCGTTTTCCCATCGCCATAGCACGAGGAGAGGGATGTCGCTTGTGGGATACACAAGGACGCGAGTATCTAGACTTCGTTGCTGGAATCGCTACCTGTACGTTAGGGCACGCTCACCCGGCTTTGGTTGAAACAGTAACCAAGCAAATTCAAAAGCTGCACCATGTTTCTAATCTTTTCTACATTCCAGAACAAGGAGAACTCGCCAAGTGGATTGTAGAACATTCCTGTGCCGATCGCGTATTTTTCTGCAACTCTGGGGCTGAGGCGAATGAAGCAGCTATCAAACTGGTACGCAAGTATGCCCATACGGTTTTAGATTTCCTGGAACAGCCCGTCATTTTAACCGCCCAAGCCAGCTTTCACGGACGTACCCTAGCCACGATTACCGCCACCGGACAGCCGAAATATCAAAAGGATTTCGAGCCGCTAGTTCCCGGCTTTGAATACGTTCCCTACAACGATCTCGAAGCGATCGAAAATGCCATTACCGATCTCGATGAGGGTAACCGTCGGGTTGCTGCTATCATGCTCGAACCTTTGCAGGGAGAAGGCGGCGTTCGTCCCGGCGATCTCGATTATTTCGTGCGTCTGCGGAAAATTTGCGATGAAAATAATATCCTTTTAGTGTTCGATGAAGTCCAAGTTGGGGTAGGACGCACGGGGAAACTATGGGGCTATGAAAATCTGGGAGTCGAACCGGATATCTTTACTAGCGCCAAAGGACTTGCAGGCGGTATTCCTATCGGGGCAATGATGTGCAAGAAATTCTGCGATGTCTTTGAACCGGGAAACCACGCTAGCACTTTTGGGGGCAATCCCTTCGCCTGTGCTGCGGCACTAACCGTGTTGCAGACGATAGAGAAAGATAATCTTCTGCAAAACGTACAAGTGCGGGGAGAACAATTGCGATCGAGTTTGTCTACAATTGCAGACAAATTTCCTAATCTCTTTACAGAAGTGCGCGGCTGGGGAGCGATCGATGGAATGGAAATCAATGCAGATATCCCATTAACCTCAATGGATATCGTCAATGCAGCTATAGAAGAAGGCTTGTTAATAGCACCAGCCGGACCGAAAGTTTTGAGATTTGTTCCGCCATTAATTGTTTCCGAAGCAGAGGTCGATCGCGCGATAGAAATGCTGGAGAAGGCGATCGCCAGAGTCAGTGCGCAAACTTAG
- a CDS encoding aspartate aminotransferase family protein codes for MSFNLLQEIEKRRGENYRLHRKYLNAQLVRVLNTIGYDRFYERGEGAYLIDGEGDRYLDFLSGFGVFALGRNHPVVKKALADVLDADLPALVQFDCALLPGMLAEALLAKAPKSLDRCFFANSGTEAIEAAIKFARYATGRSRILYCEHAFHGLTYGSLSLNGAKEFRQGFEPLLPDCESIPFGDIDALARAIATGDVAAFFFEPIQGKGVNLPIDNYFTEAQRLCRQYGTLMVADEVQTGLGRTGKFFAFEHWGIEPDMIAIAKALSGGYVPVGAVLCRGMIFERVFHRMDRALVHGSTFGKNPLAMAAGLATLHVLEAENLIEHAARMGEAFTKALQPLTEKYECFYEVRGKGLMLGLEFRAPRSLKLKLGWTMLETAQKGLFSQLVTVPLFQRHRILTQVAGHNMNVIKLLPPLIITEKEVSAFVNAFEDVLADCHRYPGTIWDFSSTLVKQALKRA; via the coding sequence ATGTCCTTCAATCTACTTCAGGAAATCGAAAAGCGGCGGGGTGAGAACTATCGCCTTCACCGCAAGTATCTCAATGCTCAGTTAGTTCGCGTTCTCAATACGATTGGCTACGATCGCTTTTACGAACGGGGCGAAGGTGCCTATCTCATCGATGGCGAGGGCGATCGCTATCTAGATTTTCTCTCTGGTTTTGGGGTATTTGCCCTCGGACGCAACCATCCCGTCGTCAAAAAGGCTTTAGCCGATGTCTTGGACGCCGATCTTCCCGCGTTAGTTCAATTCGACTGCGCCTTATTGCCGGGAATGTTGGCTGAAGCGCTGTTGGCAAAGGCTCCTAAGTCGCTCGATCGCTGTTTTTTTGCCAACAGCGGCACGGAAGCGATCGAAGCTGCTATCAAGTTTGCTCGCTATGCGACGGGGCGATCGCGCATTCTTTATTGCGAGCATGCCTTCCATGGCTTAACCTATGGTTCTTTGTCGCTCAACGGCGCTAAAGAATTTCGCCAGGGGTTTGAACCGCTGTTACCCGACTGCGAGAGCATCCCGTTTGGAGATATCGACGCACTGGCTAGAGCAATTGCGACTGGAGATGTGGCTGCGTTCTTCTTCGAGCCAATTCAAGGAAAAGGGGTTAATCTGCCAATCGATAACTATTTTACCGAAGCACAACGGCTGTGTCGCCAGTACGGCACCTTGATGGTAGCGGATGAAGTACAGACGGGATTGGGACGAACTGGCAAGTTTTTTGCTTTTGAACACTGGGGGATCGAACCGGACATGATTGCGATCGCCAAGGCGCTATCGGGCGGTTACGTTCCTGTGGGTGCGGTTCTCTGTCGGGGCATGATTTTTGAGCGGGTGTTTCACCGCATGGATCGAGCCTTAGTTCACGGTTCTACTTTCGGCAAAAATCCCCTGGCAATGGCAGCGGGACTGGCAACGCTTCACGTTTTAGAAGCGGAAAATTTAATTGAACATGCAGCGCGGATGGGCGAGGCTTTTACGAAGGCATTGCAACCGTTGACTGAAAAGTATGAATGCTTTTATGAGGTACGAGGCAAGGGATTGATGCTCGGTTTGGAATTCCGCGCGCCGAGATCGCTCAAACTCAAGCTAGGCTGGACGATGCTAGAAACGGCACAGAAAGGACTCTTCAGCCAGCTCGTTACCGTTCCTCTCTTTCAACGCCATCGGATTCTCACGCAAGTGGCAGGACATAATATGAATGTCATAAAACTCCTTCCGCCGCTGATTATTACCGAGAAAGAGGTGAGTGCTTTTGTTAACGCCTTTGAAGATGTTTTGGCAGACTGCCATCGCTATCCCGGTACGATTTGGGATTTTAGCAGTACTTTAGTGAAACAGGCGCTTAAAAGAGCCTAA
- a CDS encoding pentapeptide repeat-containing protein yields MANRTQNQRTSILTAIARTLPILLIAIALVFNPIAAPAWAIDYGKRNLVENDFSGQDLTDSIFDHANLRGSNFSNAKLQGVRFFAANLESANFEGADLTGADLESARLVRANFTNAILVGAFATNTLFNGAIIDGADFTDVLLRPDTEKKLCEIARGTNPVTGRNTRDTLNCF; encoded by the coding sequence ATGGCGAACCGCACCCAGAATCAACGAACTTCCATTCTTACTGCGATCGCGCGCACATTACCGATCTTATTAATCGCGATCGCATTGGTTTTCAACCCAATTGCCGCACCTGCTTGGGCGATCGATTATGGCAAACGAAATTTAGTCGAAAATGACTTTTCCGGTCAAGATTTGACCGATTCTATTTTCGATCACGCCAATCTGCGAGGGAGCAACTTTAGTAACGCAAAATTGCAAGGTGTCCGTTTCTTCGCCGCTAATTTGGAATCAGCCAATTTCGAGGGCGCGGATCTCACTGGTGCCGATTTAGAATCGGCGAGATTAGTTCGCGCCAACTTCACCAATGCTATATTAGTCGGCGCTTTTGCTACTAATACGCTGTTTAATGGAGCGATTATCGACGGGGCGGACTTTACCGATGTTTTGTTGCGCCCCGATACCGAGAAAAAATTATGCGAAATCGCAAGGGGAACCAATCCAGTAACGGGACGAAACACCCGCGATACTTTAAATTGCTTTTAA
- a CDS encoding YraN family protein — protein MTRDRQSNHKIGRLGERLVSQWLESRGWITLHHRWYTRWGEVDVIAQAKSSNALAFVEIKTRGRGNWDSEGILAITAHKQAKLCHAAALFLAEHPDLAEFSCRFDVALVSYHKSQICSNNLTDKRDRAIVLGQPIILAEYQMILHDYIESAFDCC, from the coding sequence ATGACCCGCGATCGCCAATCGAATCATAAAATCGGCAGACTGGGAGAACGATTAGTGTCGCAATGGTTGGAGTCACGGGGTTGGATAACGCTACATCATCGCTGGTATACCCGTTGGGGAGAAGTTGACGTAATTGCCCAAGCTAAATCCTCCAATGCGCTAGCCTTTGTTGAGATCAAAACTCGCGGTCGAGGAAACTGGGATAGTGAGGGAATTTTAGCGATTACTGCCCACAAACAGGCAAAACTTTGTCATGCAGCCGCACTATTTCTAGCCGAACATCCAGATTTAGCCGAGTTTTCTTGTCGCTTTGACGTGGCTTTGGTTAGCTATCATAAAAGTCAGATTTGCTCGAATAATCTGACAGATAAGCGCGATCGCGCTATCGTTCTAGGACAACCGATTATCTTGGCAGAATATCAGATGATTTTACACGATTATATCGAGTCAGCTTTTGATTGTTGTTAA
- a CDS encoding SDR family oxidoreductase produces the protein MFLVTGATGSLGRRIVRQLREQETPVRAFVRLFSRYEELEHRGAEIFIGDLRQDRDIEKACQGVEYIISAHGSNGDPQALDYRANIALIDQAKANNVKHFVFISVLGVDRGYEDAPVFKAKREVEKYLVASGLNYTILRPSGFANNLLPLAERFRETGIYLLIGDPKNRSSIISTDDLAKIAIASVSVEGARNQILPVGGPDVLKREDIPRIFSRLFNKEPIVINAPLFIFDGLRSAIGLFSPQTQRSLGTLRTLLANEFFCTPQEIAHLESIYNIKLESLESFLRRYLGG, from the coding sequence ATGTTTTTAGTCACTGGGGCAACGGGATCGCTAGGTCGTCGCATCGTCAGGCAACTCAGAGAACAAGAAACTCCCGTGCGAGCATTTGTACGGCTGTTTTCTCGTTACGAAGAATTAGAACATCGAGGGGCAGAAATTTTTATCGGCGATTTGCGACAAGATCGAGATATTGAGAAGGCTTGTCAGGGAGTCGAATATATTATTAGCGCCCACGGTTCCAATGGCGATCCGCAGGCACTAGACTATCGAGCCAATATAGCATTAATCGACCAAGCAAAAGCCAACAATGTTAAGCATTTCGTCTTTATATCCGTTTTGGGGGTAGATAGAGGATATGAAGATGCGCCCGTCTTCAAGGCAAAGCGAGAAGTCGAAAAATATCTCGTCGCTAGCGGGTTAAATTATACGATTTTACGTCCCTCTGGATTTGCGAATAACCTGCTTCCTTTGGCAGAACGATTTCGCGAGACTGGGATTTATTTACTCATCGGCGATCCCAAAAATCGTTCGTCGATTATTAGTACAGACGATCTTGCTAAAATTGCGATCGCATCGGTTAGCGTTGAAGGAGCAAGAAATCAGATTTTGCCTGTCGGCGGACCCGACGTTCTCAAACGAGAAGATATTCCCCGAATTTTTTCCCGCCTATTTAACAAGGAACCAATTGTTATTAATGCTCCCCTATTTATATTCGATGGTTTGCGGTCTGCAATAGGATTATTCAGTCCTCAAACCCAACGTTCCCTCGGTACGCTGCGGACGCTGTTGGCAAACGAATTTTTCTGCACCCCTCAAGAAATTGCTCATCTTGAGTCCATTTACAATATCAAATTGGAGTCGCTAGAAAGCTTCCTGCGCCGTTATTTGGGAGGTTAA
- a CDS encoding UbiD family decarboxylase — protein MARDLRGFIKLLEEKGQLRRISALVDPDLEIAEISNRMLQAGGPALLFENVKGASFPVVINLMGTVERTCWAMNMQHPEELEVLGKKLAMLQQPKPPKKLSQAVDFGKVLFDVLKAKPGKSFFPPCQQVIVEGDNLDLNKIPLIRPYPGDAGKIITLGLVITKDCETGTPNVGIYRLQLQSKTTMTVHWLSVRGGARHLRKAAERGKKLEVAIALGVDPLIIMAAATPIPVDLSEWLFAGLYGGSGVQLAKCKTVDLEVPSNSEIVLEGTITPGEVLPDGPFGDHMGYYGGVEDSPLIRFHCMTHRQDPIYLTTFSGRPPKEEAMMAIALNRIYTPILRQQVSEITDFFLPMEALSYKAAIISIDKAYPGQAKRAALAFWSALPQFTYTKFVIVVDKDINIRDPRQVVWAISSKVDPSRDVFILPETPFDSLDFASQKIGLGGRMGIDATTKIPPETEHEWGAVLESDPDVAAMVDRRWTEYGLADLNLQQVDPNLFGYEMR, from the coding sequence ATGGCAAGAGACTTGCGGGGATTCATCAAACTATTGGAAGAAAAGGGACAACTGCGACGCATTAGCGCCCTGGTCGATCCCGATCTCGAAATTGCCGAGATTTCTAACCGAATGCTACAAGCAGGAGGTCCTGCCCTACTGTTTGAAAATGTCAAAGGCGCATCCTTTCCCGTTGTCATTAACTTGATGGGAACGGTAGAGAGAACTTGCTGGGCAATGAACATGCAGCATCCCGAAGAGTTAGAGGTACTGGGAAAGAAACTGGCAATGCTGCAACAACCCAAACCTCCGAAAAAGTTGTCTCAGGCGGTCGATTTTGGGAAAGTTCTCTTCGATGTCCTCAAGGCAAAACCGGGAAAAAGTTTTTTCCCGCCTTGCCAGCAAGTGATAGTCGAAGGAGATAATTTAGATCTCAACAAAATTCCCCTCATTCGTCCCTATCCCGGCGATGCTGGCAAGATTATTACGTTGGGATTGGTCATCACCAAAGATTGCGAGACGGGAACGCCCAATGTAGGCATATATCGCTTACAACTCCAGTCGAAAACTACCATGACCGTTCATTGGTTGTCGGTACGCGGCGGGGCAAGACATCTACGCAAAGCGGCGGAGAGAGGGAAAAAGCTAGAAGTTGCGATCGCTCTCGGCGTCGATCCTCTCATCATTATGGCAGCCGCTACCCCCATTCCGGTAGATCTCTCAGAATGGCTATTTGCTGGGTTATACGGCGGTTCGGGCGTGCAGTTGGCCAAATGCAAAACTGTCGATTTAGAAGTGCCCTCAAACTCAGAAATTGTCTTAGAAGGAACGATTACGCCAGGAGAAGTCTTGCCCGACGGGCCCTTTGGCGATCACATGGGATATTATGGCGGCGTGGAAGATTCGCCTCTGATTCGTTTCCACTGCATGACCCATCGCCAAGACCCAATTTATCTGACCACCTTTAGCGGTCGTCCTCCCAAAGAAGAGGCAATGATGGCTATTGCCCTCAACCGAATCTATACGCCGATTTTGCGCCAACAAGTTTCAGAAATTACTGACTTTTTCTTACCAATGGAGGCACTCAGTTACAAAGCAGCGATTATCTCCATCGACAAAGCCTATCCAGGACAAGCAAAACGGGCGGCATTGGCATTTTGGAGCGCTTTACCCCAATTTACCTATACCAAGTTTGTTATTGTTGTAGATAAAGATATTAATATCCGCGATCCGCGTCAAGTTGTTTGGGCAATTAGTTCTAAAGTTGACCCGTCAAGAGATGTTTTTATTCTGCCAGAAACGCCATTTGATAGTTTAGATTTTGCTAGTCAAAAGATCGGTTTGGGCGGCAGAATGGGCATCGATGCGACAACTAAAATCCCTCCCGAAACCGAACACGAATGGGGCGCAGTTTTAGAGTCCGATCCCGATGTGGCGGCAATGGTCGATCGCCGTTGGACAGAATATGGATTAGCGGATTTAAATTTGCAACAAGTCGATCCTAATTTGTTCGGGTATGAGATGAGATGA
- the pntB gene encoding Re/Si-specific NAD(P)(+) transhydrogenase subunit beta → MSNSLTTVAYIAASALFILSLGGLSHQETARKGNIYGIIGMLIAFVATALSPQVTGYGLLVSVILPGAIIGAIVASRVAMTSMPELVAMLHSFVGLAAVLVGVANYLSPDPSLVGTEETIHQIEIYVGVFIGAVTFTGSIVAFGKLRAIISSKPLMLPARHLLNLGMLVASLWLGFQFMGAEFPNGLQPLLIMTGIACVLGIHLVAAIGGADMPVVISMLNSYSGWAAAAAGFMLSNDLLIITGALVGSSGAILSYIMCRAMNRSFISVILGGFGEGAGKTAATGEQKPAGKVNSTTVEETAELLRNAKSVIITPGYGMAVAQAQHAVSEITKILRDRGVNVRFGIHPVAGRLPGHMNVLLAEAKVPYDIVLEMDEINEDFPKTDVVLVIGANDTVNPSALEDPNSPIAGMPVLEVWKAAHVVVMKRSMASGYAGVENPLFYRENTQMLFGDAKKNVDALLVHLREGAGVTPEKVLVAT, encoded by the coding sequence ATGTCAAATAGCTTAACAACAGTTGCGTATATTGCGGCAAGTGCTTTATTTATTCTGAGTCTGGGGGGATTATCGCATCAGGAAACGGCGCGTAAAGGTAATATTTACGGCATTATCGGGATGCTAATTGCCTTTGTCGCGACCGCGTTGAGTCCCCAGGTAACAGGATACGGGCTTTTAGTTTCTGTAATCCTGCCGGGTGCCATTATCGGCGCGATCGTGGCTTCTCGCGTTGCCATGACCTCAATGCCAGAATTGGTGGCAATGCTCCACAGTTTTGTCGGTTTGGCAGCCGTGCTGGTGGGGGTAGCTAATTATCTCAGCCCCGATCCTTCTTTAGTCGGGACAGAAGAAACCATTCACCAAATTGAAATCTATGTCGGAGTCTTCATCGGAGCAGTCACCTTTACAGGATCGATAGTTGCTTTCGGGAAACTGCGAGCTATTATTAGCAGCAAACCATTGATGCTGCCAGCACGCCACTTGCTCAATCTGGGCATGTTAGTCGCTTCCTTGTGGCTGGGATTTCAATTTATGGGCGCAGAGTTTCCCAACGGACTGCAACCCTTATTAATCATGACGGGAATTGCTTGCGTCCTAGGAATACATCTGGTAGCAGCTATTGGCGGTGCGGATATGCCAGTCGTGATTTCCATGCTCAACAGTTATTCCGGTTGGGCAGCAGCGGCAGCAGGATTTATGCTATCTAACGACCTGCTCATCATCACAGGGGCGCTAGTCGGCAGTAGCGGCGCGATTTTGAGTTATATTATGTGTCGTGCTATGAATCGCTCCTTTATTAGCGTGATTCTGGGCGGTTTTGGCGAAGGGGCAGGCAAAACCGCTGCGACAGGAGAACAAAAACCTGCGGGTAAAGTCAATTCGACGACGGTTGAAGAAACTGCCGAACTGTTACGCAATGCCAAGAGCGTTATTATTACCCCCGGTTATGGCATGGCAGTTGCCCAAGCACAGCACGCCGTATCGGAGATTACTAAGATTTTACGCGATCGCGGCGTTAACGTCCGCTTTGGCATCCATCCTGTAGCGGGACGACTTCCCGGACATATGAACGTACTGCTAGCGGAGGCAAAAGTGCCTTACGATATCGTTCTAGAAATGGACGAGATCAACGAGGACTTTCCCAAAACAGATGTGGTGCTGGTGATTGGGGCTAACGATACCGTAAACCCCAGCGCCCTGGAAGATCCAAACAGTCCCATTGCCGGGATGCCCGTGCTAGAAGTTTGGAAAGCTGCTCATGTAGTTGTCATGAAGCGCAGTATGGCAAGTGGTTATGCAGGAGTCGAGAATCCCTTATTCTACAGAGAGAATACACAAATGCTCTTTGGCGATGCAAAGAAGAATGTAGATGCCCTCCTAGTTCACTTGCGCGAGGGCGCAGGCGTTACCCCAGAAAAAGTGTTAGTGGCAACGTGA
- the pntA gene encoding Re/Si-specific NAD(P)(+) transhydrogenase subunit alpha, with product MTVAVPKELETDENSALQSKKPKKIGVPKEIYPNECRVAVTPDTAKKLQKLGFEIFIESGAGVAANFSDEAYTEAGCRIVPDARTLWAESDIILKVRAPEPQEVEMFPEGGTLISFIWPAQNQELLQKLAARRATVLAMDAVPRISRAQKMDALSSMANIAGYRAVVEAANHFGRFFTGQITAAGKMPPAKVLVIGAGVAGLAAIGAAKGLGAIVRAFDTRPEVKEQVESMGAEFLELDFKEEGTGEGGYAKVMSKEFIEAEMALFAQQAKDVDIIITTALIPGKPAPRLITEEMVSSMKDGSVIVDMAAEQGGNCEVTKPGEVYRYKGVTIIGLTDLPSRMATQSSQLYGTNLWHLLKDMGGAEDYKVDFEDEVVRGALVLHEGKVTWPPPKPSTPSPQTQATSQSQATTSTVAAKETQKKGISGLLWIVLAGLALFGVGAIAPPSFLSHFTVFVLACFIGWQVIWSVTPALHTPLMSVTNAISGIIIIGGMLQISGSLNSPTTILGAIAVLVGTINVAGGFLVTQRMLRMFSK from the coding sequence ATGACTGTAGCTGTCCCAAAAGAGCTTGAGACAGACGAAAACTCTGCCTTGCAATCTAAAAAGCCTAAAAAAATCGGCGTACCTAAAGAAATTTATCCTAACGAGTGCCGAGTTGCCGTTACACCCGATACAGCTAAGAAGCTCCAAAAGTTAGGTTTTGAAATTTTCATTGAGTCAGGTGCGGGAGTGGCTGCGAATTTCTCCGATGAAGCTTACACAGAAGCAGGGTGTCGGATTGTTCCCGATGCTCGAACGCTCTGGGCAGAATCAGATATTATTTTAAAGGTGCGCGCGCCCGAACCTCAAGAAGTCGAAATGTTTCCTGAAGGGGGAACCCTGATTAGTTTTATCTGGCCCGCCCAAAATCAAGAACTACTGCAAAAGCTAGCCGCTCGCCGAGCTACCGTATTAGCGATGGATGCAGTGCCGCGCATTAGCCGCGCTCAGAAAATGGATGCGCTCAGTTCGATGGCAAATATCGCTGGCTATCGGGCGGTAGTTGAGGCAGCCAATCACTTTGGGCGCTTCTTTACCGGACAGATTACGGCAGCCGGAAAAATGCCGCCAGCCAAAGTTTTAGTAATTGGTGCTGGCGTAGCCGGACTGGCTGCGATTGGAGCCGCTAAAGGATTGGGAGCGATCGTTCGCGCTTTCGATACTCGCCCCGAAGTGAAAGAGCAAGTCGAGAGCATGGGCGCAGAATTTTTGGAACTGGACTTTAAAGAAGAAGGAACGGGCGAAGGCGGTTACGCCAAGGTGATGAGCAAGGAATTCATCGAAGCCGAGATGGCGCTGTTTGCCCAGCAAGCGAAAGACGTAGACATTATCATTACTACGGCACTGATTCCAGGAAAACCCGCCCCGCGTCTGATTACCGAGGAAATGGTATCGAGCATGAAGGATGGTTCCGTCATTGTCGATATGGCGGCGGAACAGGGAGGAAACTGCGAAGTAACAAAGCCAGGAGAGGTTTATCGTTACAAAGGAGTAACCATTATTGGGTTAACAGATTTGCCCAGTCGCATGGCAACTCAGTCGAGTCAGCTTTATGGCACCAATCTTTGGCATCTACTTAAAGACATGGGCGGGGCAGAAGACTATAAGGTAGATTTTGAAGACGAAGTCGTTCGAGGTGCTTTAGTACTTCACGAAGGAAAAGTCACTTGGCCCCCACCGAAACCCAGTACTCCCTCTCCCCAAACCCAAGCAACCTCTCAATCCCAAGCAACTACTTCAACGGTAGCCGCAAAAGAAACTCAAAAAAAGGGAATTAGCGGCTTGCTCTGGATTGTACTGGCAGGTTTAGCGCTATTTGGAGTTGGAGCTATTGCGCCGCCATCGTTCCTGTCGCACTTCACGGTATTCGTCCTCGCTTGCTTCATCGGTTGGCAGGTGATTTGGAGTGTAACGCCAGCGCTGCATACGCCTTTGATGAGCGTGACGAATGCGATTAGCGGCATCATCATTATAGGCGGCATGCTTCAGATTTCGGGTTCTCTGAATTCGCCAACCACGATCTTGGGCGCGATCGCGGTTTTGGTAGGAACCATTAACGTTGCTGGTGGCTTCCTCGTTACCCAACGGATGCTGAGGATGTTTAGCAAATAA
- the atpD gene encoding F0F1 ATP synthase subunit beta, producing MNQGTVVSVRGSVIDAYFPKHMPELCHQLAAGENGRVQIEVVAHLNAEMVRGIALTPTAGLARGSPVIDRGHSLKVPVGERLLGRMLNVFGEAIDGGEPLQGGEWRSLHARPVSLMQRATTSEILRTGIKAIDVLAPLERGGKAGLLGGAGVGKTVLITETIHNIAQQHRGVSLFCGIGERCREAQELYQEIQATGVLPNTVLVFGQMNEPPGARFRVGHAALTIAEYFRDDARQDVLLPIDNIFRFIQAGAGVSGLMGQLPSRVGYQPTLATELAELEERICNTGMGAITSIQAVYVPADDFTDPAAVHTFSHLSAAIVLSRKRASEGFYPAVDLLQSSSKMLMPQIVGERHYCIARAVRQTLANYEELKDIIAMLGLEELSQSDCQIVYRARRLERFLTQPFFSTEQFTGLPGKFVELEAALAGCDRILNDEFSDYREKSLYMIGTIDEAKKP from the coding sequence ATGAACCAAGGTACTGTAGTTTCAGTACGAGGGAGCGTTATCGATGCCTATTTTCCCAAGCATATGCCAGAGCTTTGCCATCAGTTGGCGGCAGGAGAGAATGGCAGAGTGCAAATTGAAGTTGTCGCTCATCTCAACGCCGAGATGGTCAGGGGAATCGCCCTCACGCCAACGGCAGGATTAGCTCGCGGTTCGCCGGTAATCGATCGCGGACATTCCCTCAAAGTTCCGGTGGGAGAGCGGTTGCTCGGCAGAATGTTGAACGTATTTGGAGAGGCGATCGACGGCGGCGAACCTTTGCAGGGAGGGGAGTGGCGATCGCTGCACGCCAGACCCGTATCTCTCATGCAAAGAGCGACAACTTCAGAGATCCTCCGAACGGGGATCAAGGCGATCGACGTTCTCGCCCCCTTGGAGAGGGGCGGCAAAGCCGGGCTGTTGGGCGGGGCTGGCGTTGGCAAAACTGTGTTGATTACCGAGACGATCCACAACATAGCGCAGCAGCATCGGGGAGTCAGCCTCTTTTGCGGCATTGGCGAGCGATGTCGGGAAGCCCAAGAACTGTATCAGGAAATACAGGCAACCGGAGTCTTGCCCAATACGGTTTTGGTCTTCGGGCAGATGAACGAACCGCCAGGAGCGCGATTTCGGGTAGGTCACGCCGCCCTGACGATCGCGGAGTACTTCCGGGACGATGCCAGGCAAGATGTTTTGCTGCCGATCGATAATATCTTCCGATTTATCCAAGCTGGGGCAGGGGTTTCTGGACTGATGGGACAGTTGCCTTCTCGCGTGGGCTATCAACCTACTCTGGCTACAGAGTTAGCGGAACTCGAAGAGCGCATCTGCAATACGGGAATGGGAGCAATTACCTCGATCCAGGCAGTCTACGTCCCCGCCGACGATTTCACCGATCCCGCCGCTGTCCATACCTTTTCCCATCTCTCGGCGGCGATCGTGCTGTCTCGCAAACGGGCTAGCGAGGGCTTCTATCCCGCCGTAGATTTGCTCCAGTCGAGTTCAAAAATGTTGATGCCCCAAATCGTAGGCGAGCGGCACTACTGCATTGCTCGGGCGGTGCGACAAACTTTAGCCAACTACGAGGAACTCAAGGATATTATTGCCATGCTGGGGCTGGAAGAACTTTCCCAGAGCGATTGCCAGATCGTCTATCGAGCGAGGCGGCTGGAGAGGTTTTTAACCCAACCGTTCTTTTCTACCGAGCAATTCACCGGACTGCCAGGTAAATTTGTGGAACTCGAAGCAGCATTGGCAGGGTGCGATCGCATTCTCAATGACGAGTTTTCTGACTATCGAGAGAAATCCCTCTACATGATTGGCACGATTGACGAGGCGAAAAAGCCTTAA